In the Acanthochromis polyacanthus isolate Apoly-LR-REF ecotype Palm Island chromosome 20, KAUST_Apoly_ChrSc, whole genome shotgun sequence genome, ATGTTAGCCGTCCTGTCTGGCTGTTACCATCTGAACCAGATCACAAAGCCCACATGAAGTCAACTAATCATTTATGTTGCATTTATGCAGACtgcatgttttatgtttagCATTCTGTATAACCGTAGCTGCTCATGATAAGCAGCATTATTAGTGTTTAATTAAGGTTTAAGCCATCTTATCACTGCCAACTTCTGTTCACAGTGAGTGTCATCATGACCAAAAGGAATCATGCCAGTGATGTATGTCAGTTTTTAGGGCCGCCTGAGAAGAGATGAAAGTTGAGAGCAGAAGGTGAGCACCTCTCAGATGATACAAGTACATCGTAGTACAAGGGATGAGTCAATGTTTTTAGTTCAAGAATGTTTTTCGTTTAATAATCTATCATTCAGATAGGAAGCGGTTAGTAATCCATTCCTGAACATCCTGGCAATGAGCACAGATGACTGCCTGATAACATTATCACtgctgaaagagagacagacagacaggatgtCTCATAGAGAACAGTTACCATGACCAAAGCAAAAGCAGAACATACATATGGGTATTCATGGGTATTTCATGTGGGGATTACATTGGCCCAAAACCTCCTCCTAAACACTGATGCTGACCCTGACACCTACTTTTGgcacacctgtgtaccaaaatGGCTCAGTAGCGCCCCCTGTTAAAAGTATTTACTACAGCCAGTACATGTGACCTAGACTCATGAAATATTAGGTtcaccatattctgtttctctgaaaagaggacacacttccagctcgcacGCGAAAAATGTTcaggggttttccgtgggtcagggggctttctgtgcttcaaactcagttaaacagatattctgaattccccagaaaataacactttacctggatatacagaaaaatagcccaaaacactcacaaacagttgctttataaataatatatttattaatttaaagcaattctcctaaacaatataatcagtcacatacaaatatggcatgctctagtctttaatagttattgactcaagttgtgtaggaacacatgtattcagatgtttaacaaaataagaaataatcatctctcttaagtctgacacttacaccttagttaggaaaagtgaggtagagtaccattcttcaaaataacctcccaattatcaattatgtaaaaatagaaataaatattaaaaatattaaaaatattaaacaaaaagaaaaaagagaggtagcctattcttcaatgttcagttagcccattcttcaaaataatgtgtctaatggcaaatgaaaaaaatatagaaataatgcctcaagtcaacagtccttttttccttctttttccttttcttattagctacagagacataagtcccagctttgcagactgtacattctgcctcccatttgacacgacccggacgaaaacagggggacttttttcgcatttcatcagtgaaatgacatttgcgtttcagcattttctttcggttggagtgctctctcgcagtgtgtctacctgcctgtcagcctgcgaggaagcgaatctccagcgccaTGGCGCGCACCGGCGgacgcggcgctggcgctccgcagcgtgtgcagtggaaattgtctgatagaagagaatgggttctaagtgctgcgcagtacgattcaagagcgcggcgcGGTGCGGCACGGCGGTTTtgcgttatgtggaatttaggggatcaaaaacccggacatttgaaggactttataaacgccggccggacaggccagACAgcctctgaaaagaggacatgtccgggcaaaagaggacgtatggtcaccctatgaAATATGGTACACATATGTAACACGACACACATCatcaagacacacaaacatgtaacTGATAAATCGGTAGCACGAGGCCAGCCACCAGGGGTGATGGTGAAGTAAAACTCTGAAAGTCCTCGTCAGCACAGAATGCCTTATCTATTAAAGATTGCACAACCTGAAATGCTTACAGCTATCAGAGAAAGCTCCACTTTTGTCAGTTCTAAGAGACAGTCTAAGACATGGCTGATTAACAATCAAGCATGTGAACATTGAGGAATTCAGGCACTCTAAATGcagacattttaaagacagGCTCTTTATCTGTATAACTGTCTGCACTTTATGACAGGCCATGTCTGGTAAGCACTTTTCTAAAATAGTAGCACTTTAGGGTAGGTTTAACCCAGTCAGTATTAACTGGCATTGTCTTTGTTTGACTCTATTGTTTTTTATACATCTGTAACGCtgtatcttttttcttttacgtGTGGGACAACAGATAGAAATTAGCCTTGTGCTACGTACTTGCTGCAACCTTGTGTGAACTATTATGAGGTTGTACGTTCATGAATATGCACTGTCCCgtccaaataaacaaaataaaataaatactcatgtctaaaacccaacaggaagttggccattttgaatgatATGTCACATAATCAAGGGTTGTTGAATGGGCCAGCAAATCCAAGCATGCCCACCAGATGGCGCTGCGACTAAGGGTGTATTTCAAGCTATGTACGTGATGAGGGCGGGCctttgatcaaacatgtaaaatctgagacagattggagcatttACATGCTAGttagacaacacttcctgtttcatggtggaAATCTCGACTGTCGCCATTTCTatgccctcagacttttgcagaacattttgataacttttgaccacccatgcctgctgtacatcctggccaaatgtCTGCTCTGTCAGGCCCGTTTGACTTTATAGCTTtgaaaatgtgctaaaattGGTCCTGTATCGTGCATATTACTTAGAAGGTGGCTTGGTCCCTGAATATTTTGGAAAGGCCAGAAATGTTGTTTAATGgtcttttttgttgtagtttcttACTTCTTCTACTTCAAAAACTGAGAATAGGGAAGTCAGATGAGAAAAGTTATTTTTCTAACCCAGTTTTGTAATAATTATGCAGACTTCTAATTTCCCATGAGAGACAAAACTCTCACTTCTTTTGTTAAACTTTCGGGTTTGACGTTCAGTAACcctttgattggctgaaagcACTGAATATGttcaacaataaacaaaatctgTCTAACAACTGTCTTACTGCTGCGCTCCAGAGGAAAGGTGATGGACAGTACACAAAAAGTCAGTGACTCAACATTGCAGTTCCAAATAAAAGATTTACCACATCTGACTTGTGGTAAAGGTTGTTCATTTCAGCAGAATAAGTGCCCATGGCCGTGTCTAAACTCTCCAAGAAATATCCACTATAGTGTTGGTTAATATTTCATTGCTCAAATTGAACAAAATACCAGTGGGAAGCTGAGTTTCATTACAACTATTCAAAAAGAATCCCATTGCCTTGAGGAATATTGAAATCCAAGCAGGACACATGCATTATGCATAAaagatcagcagcagcaacatgaCAAGACTTAGGTTTTCTTAGAAACTCTGTGGTGTCAGAGATGTGAGGGCAGTGGATGAACTGCATCTTTGATCTGAAACTCTGCTTAATATTCTCTGTGTACCTGCTGTAGCGATCTATCAGGGGGGCTGTTGGCctctgtggatttctgtcagatGCATGTGATGATACTAACAGAGTTTATCTGTCAGAACAAGTTCTAGTTATTGTGATGTGACTTTCTCTGAAGCTgttttttagaacattttgttttctctggtTGACAACAGCTCCACCTTTATCTGCATACATACTTTACTGCCATCTCCTCCCACCCATGTACGAAGCCAACCTGCTGATATATCTGATAAATAATCCTTCTTGTGTAAGTCATGGCGGTTATAGTCACAGTTTGTGGTTGAGTTTCTGAAAACAAAGGGCCATTTGACTCATATGTGATGGATTCTTTATCGTTACTTGTGCAGTATTAATTCCTTGTTTtcacatacactgtaaaaatatttgtatgttttaccgtgaaaaactgtcaaacttaGACGGTAAACATCTGTAAACTCTGAAACAGTTCCATGCAGTTTCTTTAACACTGAATCGTTGTAAATAAgttaatcaggagaaaagtgtgtttgttagattttttttctcatgaaaaaatgcaattcccgactcctgcacagtttttaaTGAAGAATGCTGTAATATCTGCaacaatactgtaatttttaatttaattctcAAAAAGaatccatttttttccagttaaatGTGCAAACTGTTGTCCTGtaacagaaacatgctgcaatatttataaCACGTAACATGAcagtttttgcatttattacatGTACAAAACAGTTTGTTACATTCAAACTGATGGACTTTTGTGTTAATTATGgacatatgctttaatatttatgacagcttcAATTTTTTGCTAATAATAcacatattaaatgttaaatgcacTAAATTTTATGCTACTAATGGAAAAACGCTGTAATATTTATgtaaatttgcacattttaaaggttaaaactttttcttacaataaaatatggaatgaagcatgtttttaaccctaaaatcaaTAATATCGATACATTTATTTACCGTAAATGGGGAAAGTGTTTTACCATAATTTTACGTTAGCATTCTTGCGACCACAGCTGCCAGTGTTTTACTGGAAGAacaaccttttttttccttttttgcagTATATGCTTAGGGAAGGGTTTATCCACTCACCGATGGATGATGACCAGGACCAGCCCGTTGCCTAAGATACTGAAGACAAACATGAAGTAGTACAGCGTGGCCAGCTGAGCTCCCACATAGTTGTCATCATCCCTATTACATAGTCCGGTCCCGGTGTAATTATTGTCATAATCATATGCTTCCATCTTCATTCctgtcacaaacacaaatgcagcCATCAAACAGCATCCACAACATAATGAAATCAGAATGAACCTCAACTTAGAAAATGTCTTTTCAGTATGTTTGGAGCATGTGAGGGATTTTACATTCTGTCAACTAGAAGACAAGCCTTTAACTGAGAAACCCTGAAGAGTCtgggaaataaaatgtttgagaGAGTTAGCGTTCTTACCGCCTGGCCAGCAGAGGAGCTTCGGCTTGTTGTCTGACTCAGTCTGTCTGACTCAGAGAGTTCAAGCCACTCCAGTATAAGACCTCCAACtagaggaagtgtgtgtgtgtgtgtgtgtgtgtgtgtgtggtgtgtgtgtgtgtatggtgtgtgtgtgtgtgtgtgtgtgtggtgtgtgtgtgtgtgtgtgtgtgtgtgtgtgtggtgtgtgtgtgtgtgtgtgtgtgtgtgtgtgtggtgtgtgtgtgtgtgtgtgtgtgtgtgtgtgtgtgtgtgtgtgtgtatgtgtatgtgtgtgtgtgtgtgtgtgtatgtgtatgtgtatgtgtgtgtgtgtgtgtgtgtgtgtgtgtgtgtgtgtggtgtgtgtgtgtgtggtgtgtgtgtgtgtgtgtgtgtgtgtgtgtgtgtgtgcatgtgtgtgtatggtgtgtgtgtgtgtgtgtatgtgtgtgtatggtgtgtgtgtgtgtgtgtgtgtgtgtgtgtgtgtgtgtgtatgtgtgtgtatggtgtgtgtgtgtgtgtatgtgtgtgtatgtgtgtgtatggtgtgtgtgtgtgtgtgtatgtgtgtgtatggtgtgtgtgtgtgtgtgtatgtgtgtgtatggtgtgtgtgtgtgtgtgtggtgtgtgtgtgtgtgtatgtgtgtgtatggtgtgtgtgtgtgtgtgtgtgtgtatgtgtgtgtgtgtgtgtggtgtgtgtgtgtgtgtgtgtgtgtgtgtgtgtgtgtgtatgtgtgtgtgtgtgtgtgtgtgtgtatgtgtgtgtgtgtgtgtgtgtgtgtgtgtgtgtgtgtgtgtgtggtgtgtgtgtgtgtgtgtgtgtgtgtgtgtgtgtatgtgtgtgtgtatgtgtgtatgtgtatgtgtgtgtgtgtgtgtgtgtgtgtgtatgtgtgtgtgtgtgtgtgtgtgtgtgtgtgtgtgtgtgtgtgtgtgtatgtgtatgtgtgtgtgtgtgtgtgtgtatgtgtgtgtgtatgtgtgtatgtgtatgtgtgtgtgtgtgtgtgtgtgtgtgtgtgtatatgtgtatgtgtgtgtgtgtatgtgtgtgtgtgtgtgtgtggtgtgtgtgtgtgtgtgtgtgtgtgtgtgtgtgtgtgtgtgtgtgtatgtgtgtgtatggtgtgtgtgtgtgtgtgtgtgtatgtgtgtgtgtgtgtgtggtgtgtgtatgtgtgtgtgtgtgtgtgtgtatgtgtgtgtgtggtgtgtgtgtgtgtgtgtgtgtgtgtgtgtgtatgtgtgtgtgtgtgtggtgtgtgtgtgtgtgtgtgtatgtgtgtgtgtatgtgtgtgtgtgtgtggtgtgtgtgtgtgtgtgtgtgtatgtgtgtgtgtggtgtgtgtgtgtgtgtgtgtgtgtgtgtatgtgtgtgtgtgtgtggtgtgtgtgtgtgtgtgtgtgtgtgtgtgtgtatgtgtgtgtgtggtgtgtgtgtgtgtgtgtgtgtgtgtgtgtgtgtgtgtatgtgtgtgtgtgtgtggtgtgtgtgtgtgtgtgtgtatgtgtgtgtgtatgtgtgtgtgtgtgtggtgtgtgtgtgtgtgtgtgtgtgtgtgtatgtgtgtgtgtgtatgtgtgtggtgtgtgtgtgtgtgtgtatgtgtgtgtatggtgtgtgtgtgtgtgtatgtgtgtgtatgtgtgtgtgtgtgtgtgtgtatgtgtgtgtgtatgtgtgtgtgtgtgtgtggtgtgtgtgtgtgtgtgtgtgtgtgtgtatggtgtgtgtgtgtgtgtgtgtgtgtgtgtgtgtatgtgtgtgtgtgtgtgtggtgtgtgtgtgtgtgaatgagggGGCAGGACTGCCTTAAAGCCCAGCTCAGcagcacactctctacagacaGCTCCTCCCTGAACGGCTCAGACTGTAGCGCTGTTTCcacagacagagcagcagccGTTTACTTCACGTAATACAACATGACAGACAGAATCACAGAGATGACTGTCTGAGAAGAATTTAGAGGAGTAACACCAGGAAGCAGCAAGATACAGAAAATATTTCCCAGCATGTTTGACGAGTCCTGAGTGACCCGTTAGATTATTCAGCAGTAAACCTACCAGGAAAGTGTGACACTAAGACTGACTGTAGACGATGTGTGTGACAAAAGCTGAGACAGGTTGAgctttcatgttgtgttttttttttgttttcatgtggcCAGCGTTATTGAAGGAAATGACAAAGATAAGTTTTTACATGCAGCTCTAGTTTGAACAGTCCTACGGACTAAACAGTTGaggtaattaaaaataattacctTTCCACAAAACCACTGTCACATCCAGCTACAGTTCTGGTCAGTGTCAGCTGAATGTTTTGCTGAGAAGAGACGCTCTGTTTGCACTTTATAAAAGGAAGATATTCGATTTCAGTCTTCCAGATACACATCAAGTATGCGAGCAGGTATGTCAACATTCAGACTAGCGTCACAGACACGTCTTTGTAAATGTcgctaaaaacaacagaaacatggaGCCTGCAGACTTGAAAAGGTTGATTTAATCGAGTATTTTTGATTTCAACAAACAGCTACAGTagctaaatgaaacaaacaccaAGCAGTGATGAAGCTCTTCAGTCCTGTATCTGGTGTGGCCTACTCACTGTTTTATCTCCATGTAAGACGAACTTCATTCAAAACTTGAGTAGTTggtccataaaaacaaaaataaaaacaacatgtgatcatttatgttttttagatcatgtaaaagcatttttgattcattaaacacagttttaaaaaatgaaacaagattCAAATATGGACAAAATCAACTAAAGTCACAAATATAGTCACAAACAGATCCAAGGAGATATGAACAACACAGTTGCaaactatttttttccaaattctgCTGATATTTGAGTAAGACTTAGTGGTCTCAGTATCATTTCTGATACTTTAAATATCAGAGACTttcaataaaatgacaacaaatgcaGCATGATGACAAGAAATGCTTTTTGAATAACAGCTGGAGCCTTTTATGTTGGATATTTAAGGAACAAATTATCCTTTTctggtttcatttttctctACTTAACTAATTACCCTCATTTTCTGATTGCTCAAgcatgtctttttaaaaaatatatattattatgcACTCAAATTTTCTGTTAACCAGCAACAAACTCATTGTTTGGTTTGTAGTTTGTTGCAGAAGATAATGTAGATCAgggctgtccaacatgaggcccgggGGAccaaagcggtcctccagagggtccaatccgatactagattgttcattgttcttttgtgtctcatttttgtaatattttgtcttgattctgttctttttgtccctattgtctgacttttgttgttttgaatcttgtttttgttgtttcccttttgtctcactagtgttgtttgtctacttttttgttgttttgactcttgcttttgtcatttttgttctcttttttcatttgtccatttttttgttttgttttgtgttgtgtgtctcatttttttgccattttatgtctcatttttaaaaatgttttgtgttttttatatgtatgtatttttttaaatattttttctttatatatatatatatgtgtgtgtgtgtgtgtgtgtgtgtgtgtgtgtatgtgtatacatatatatatattttgtcttgtttttgtggccTCTGATCTAGACGGTGCAGCTCAAGGCCCTTGGTCCACAGGatcttttttcctctgcaaAACTCCCTCGTCATTAGATCTTGGGAAGCTAAAGTTTACCTCATGAAATTGTTGTATAGCACGTTCATTCAGTATTATGGATTGGCCACAATTAATCCAACCAGAGTGTTCACTAAACCGTGCACAGATTTCAGTGATGTCTACCTTAAAGTAAACTTCTCCAGTTGTTTGTAAAAGCTTCCCAACCCTACATCTCATTCGGTGTACTTTTTGTCGACATGTTGGTTCTGCTGTATTGACTGACAGAAATGTAGCGCTTTAAGCTTGGGAAGCGTTTAACCAGCAGCTGTCTGAAGTAGTTCTGGAATTTTTTCCCTACAAATGTGTAGAAGATGGGACTGATGCAAAAGTAAATGTAGGCATTGTTACGAGTCATTTGAAGCGCATAGCCCAGCTTCTGTTGTTCCTCACAGCTAGTAGCTTCATCGTGCATCAGTGTTACAACGTTAAAAGGGatccaacaaatgaaaaacaacagtaCGATGACAAAAATCAGCCTGACTGTCTTGAACTTGGTAACTATCTTGGATGACATGACAGTGATTGCAATCCTAACATAGCAGTAGATAATCACAACCAGAGGGAAGatcaagaaaaggaaaagctgAAGGTAAAATCCAGAGGTTCTCAGCTGACTAACATTAATATTAAGAAGGTCACCTGGAAACTCATCACAGTAGGTTTTGTTGTCAATATACACAAAAGTGGTGTGAAGAATCATGGGCCTGATGCACGCCAAGCCGCTGACCAGCCAAACCACACCACAGGAGATCACAGCGTAGCTTCGGTTCCTCACATGTGACATCCTTAAGGAGTACACAACTGCAAGGTGTCGGTCGAAGGTCAGAAGAGCGAGGAAGAGGACGGAGCTGTAGAAACCCAGGTAGTAGACACTACCAACAATCTTGCACATAACTTTGCCAAAGATCCAGGTGGAAAGCTGCATGTAGACACCCAAGAAGGGAAGGCTGCTCATGAAGATCACGGAGGACAAGACCAGGTTCAGCAGCAAGATGTTGGTCACAGTGGTCAGCTTCTCAAACCTGCAGGGTGGTCAGTCAGAAAAGCATCGCATCATTAGAGAGGAACAGAGACTTTAATGGTAAAGCAGGTATATTTCACTGTGACTACAGACTGTTTAACTGGCACCAGTAAATGAACTGGTTCCTGGCAGTGAACCAAATCTGTGCAGCTttcaatcaggaacatcctgtctcagagtgatgctgagaaactagtccatgcatttataACTTCTAGGATGgactattgtaattccttattatcaggatgtcccaatagttctctgaaacatctacagctgatccAAAATGCTACAGCCAGAGTTCGGACAGGAACCAGTAGCAGAGATCATATTTCTTCAGTATtagcttctcttcattggctccTGATGAAATCCaggatagaatttaaaatctaGCTTCTAACATATAAAACTGTTAATGATCACAGTCATATATCAAAGACCTTATTGTTTCATATTATCCTAACAGAAACCttcactctcagactgcagTACTTGTGGTTcccagaatttctaaaagtagaaagggaggcagagccttcagtagTCAGCTCctcagtactactgtgaggagcGTCAGCGTTATCTTTGACCAGGActtgtcctttaactcacacataaaactaaactgtaggac is a window encoding:
- the LOC110964101 gene encoding C-C chemokine receptor type 3-like, which codes for METTTFDYDYDNSSAEPVTPCSRDGDNNLGAQLSVLYYFMFVFSLLGNGLLLVIIHRFEKLTTVTNILLLNLVLSSVIFMSSLPFLGVYMQLSTWIFGKVMCKIVGSVYYLGFYSSVLFLALLTFDRHLAVVYSLRMSHVRNRSYAVISCGVVWLVSGLACIRPMILHTTFVYIDNKTYCDEFPGDLLNINVSQLRTSGFYLQLFLFLIFPLVVIIYCYVRIAITVMSSKIVTKFKTVRLIFVIVLLFFICWIPFNVVTLMHDEATSCEEQQKLGYALQMTRNNAYIYFCISPIFYTFVGKKFQNYFRQLLVKRFPSLKRYISVSQYSRTNMSTKSTPNEM